In the Acropora muricata isolate sample 2 chromosome 1, ASM3666990v1, whole genome shotgun sequence genome, one interval contains:
- the LOC136926919 gene encoding uncharacterized protein, whose protein sequence is MITEKNDDSDENDKDNDDKDGNSGANHNGKHNNDDDNDNDNNRNDDNDDNNANNNGNNDNDDDNDDNDDNDDDTDDNVEDNDDNDDDTDDNTKDNDDNDDDTDDKADENDDNDDDTDDNAKDNDDNDDNTNDNVEDNDDNDDDTDDNAEDNDDNDDDIDAYHNTNTLARTKRSKKE, encoded by the exons atgataacagaaaaaaatgatgaTAGTGATGAGAATGATAAAGACAATGACGACAAAGATGGCAACAGTGGTGCTAATCACAATGGCAAGCATAATAacgatgatgacaatgacaatgataacaatcgcaatgatgataatgacgacaataatgctaataataacggcaataatgataatgatgacgacaatgATG AcaatgacgataatgatgacgacactGATGATAATGTTGAAGAcaatgacgataatgatgacgacactGATGATAATACTAAAGAcaatgacgataatgatgacgacactGATGATAAAGCGGACGAaaatgacgataatgatgacgatactGATGATAATGCTAAAGAcaatgacgataatgatgacaacACTAATGATAATGTTGAAGAcaatgacgataatgatgacgacactGATGATAATGCTGAAGAcaatgacgataatgatgacgacattGATGCTTATCACAATACAAATACGTTAGCAAGGACGAAACGTAGCAAAAAAGAATAG
- the LOC136926930 gene encoding piggyBac transposable element-derived protein 4-like, translating into MAGRSDDSMRDFDSENSENRVEIRFVAEDDLPLAHVMEHRASEEEFWLDCRIPGHKMANLKHCYRGAAVVYLKHCYRGAAVVLSRCARCPVIVKPGYKIAILKHCYRSSVVMLLPSDELFFYSGESEYSAENSGDEESADNSDEEMDDAEEEWSEEIKHRPDINFDSDSCGINVDTGNLTSCLDFFELFFTPEVWQLLVTQTKLYAEQKRGPAESSVWYPVTESEMKAWLSLYLNMGLVTKPNISAYWSTDPVLSSPFFTSMMSRLRFLQILRYLHFADNNLAPPHDSEEHNKLYKIQPFLNLVIARFQEVYSPDRQLAVDETLIKFKGKLHFRQFIPIKPGRFGIKAFTLAESKSGYVLNSKIYTGRENNEVQRDLGRKVVLSVFQPYLDKGFYAFMDNYYTSVALFEELVDRKTLACGTVRSNRVGLPKEICGLKEKCVKELERGESLYRQKGRLTCVTWRDRKPVSFLATIPTSEADSTVVQRSVKVNGRWVKKDFARPGVVDLYNNYMGGVDVSDQSAVAYARLMKGVVWYYKVFFYMVEVCVSNAQILQTKSQEHTTMRSFDFRKNLITQLVQGRCFRKDTGLPQLPVPLPDIRFNRDHFHYLVTNETRSTCKVHVQRVKTVYSCAICGVRMCPDPCFKRFHTMQDYFLDDATCDGPRRLKEGRGRPFQRGRRRTLQS; encoded by the exons ATGGCGGGGCGATCAGATGATTCTATGCGGGACTTTGACTCTGAAAACAGTGAAAACCGTGTTGAAATTCGTTTCGTTGCCGAGGATGATCTTCCCCTTGCGCATGTAATGGAACATCGAGCTTCTGAGGAGGAGTTTTGgctagattgcagaatacccggccacaaaatggctaacctaaaacactgctaccgcggtgccgcggtcgtgtacttaaaacactgctaccgcggtgccgcggtcgtgtTGTCACGCTGCGCTCGCTGTCCTGTAATCGTCAAACCCGGCtacaaaatagctattttaaaacactgctaccgcagtAGTGTTGTAATGCTGCTCCC TTCAGATGAGCTTTTT TTTTACTCCGGTGAATCAGAATACAGTGCAGAGAATTCCGGAGATGAAGAGTCAGCTGATAACTCAGACGAAGAAATGGACGATGCAGAAGAAGAATGGTCCGAGGAAATCAAGCACAGGCCagatattaattttgatagtGACTCGTGTGGAATAAATGTCGATACAGGAAACCTAACGTCGTGTTTGGACTTTTTTGAACTGTTTTTTACACCAGAGGTATGGCAGTTGTTAGTTACCCAGACCAAGCTATATGCAGAACAGAAGAGGGGACCGGCAGAAAGTTCTGTATGGTACCCTGTTACTGAGAGTGAGATGAAAGCCTGGCTTAGTCTTTATTTAAATATGGGATTGGTTACTAAACCAAATATTTCAGCTTACTGGAGCACTGATCCTGTGTTAAGCTCTCCTTTCTTCACTTCAATGATGTCCCGCCTTAGGTTTCTACAAATTTTGCGGTACTTACACTTTGCTGACAATAACCTTGCTCCCCCTCATGACTCAGAAGAGCACAATAAGTTATACAAAATTCAGCCTTTCTTGAACTTAGTTATTGCCAGGTTCCAGGAAGTGTATTCACCTGACAGGCAACTTGCTGTTGATGAGACTCTGATCAAGTTCAAAGGCAAATTGCACTTCAGACAATTTATTCCAATCAAGCCAGGAAGATTTGGTATAAAAGCCTTCACCCTGGCTGAGTCCAAAAGTGGCTACGTTTTAAATAGCAAGATCTACACAGGCAGGGAAAATAATGAAGTACAAAGAGATTTAGGAAGGAAGGTTGTTCTCTCTGTATTTCAGCCTTACCTAGATAAAGGCTTTTATGCTTTTATGGACAATTATTATACTTCAGTTGCCCTGTTTGAGGAGCTGGTGGACAGAAAAACCCTTGCATGTGGCACAGTGCGGTCCAATAGGGTAGGTTTGCCAAAGGAGATTTGTGGGTTAAAGGAAAAGTGTGTAAAGGAGTTGGAAAGAGGGGAGTCCTTGTACAGGCAGAAGGGTAGGTTGACTTGCGTGACATGGCGTGACAGAAAGCCTGTCAGTTTTCTAGCTACCATTCCAACCAGTGAAGCAGATTCCACTGTGGTACAGCGATCAGTAAAAGTGAATGGGCGTTGGGTGAAGAAGGACTTTGCTCGTCCTGGTGTGGTTGACCTCTACAACAACTATATGGGTGGTGTAGATGTATCTGACCAGAGCGCAGTGGCATATGCCAGGTTAATGAAGGGAGTGGTGTGGTACTATAAAGTTTTTTTCTACATGGTAGAGGTATGTGTGTCCAATGCTCAGATACTTCAAACAAAGTCACAGGAGCATACAACTATGAGAAGTTTTGACTTCAGGAAGAATTTGATCACACAGTTGGTTCAAGGCAGGTGCTTTAGGAAGGATACAGGATTGCCACAGTTACCAGTTCCCCTTCCGGACATTAGGTTCAATCGCGATCACTTTCATTACCTGGTCACAAATGAAACCAGATCAACATGCAAGGTTCATGTTCAGAGAGTGAAGACTGTGTACAGCTGTGCCATTTGTGGGGTCAGAATGTGCCCTGATCCTTGTTTTAAAAGGTTTCACACCATGCAGGACTACTTCCTGGATGATGCAACGTGTGATGGCCCCCGCCGGCTTAAAGAGGGCAGAGGACGACCCTTTCAAAGAGGAAGGAGGCGCACACTGCAAAGTTGA